CCGTGGCCCGGCTCCGGGCCGCCCTGCGCGCTCCCCGCGTGGTGCAGACCGTGGTCAAGCGCGGCTACCGGCTCCGGGTCGACTGACGCGTCGCGGCCGGCCGGAACGGACCGGCCGGCCGCCTCGGGTCAGCCGACCGGCGTGGGGAAGCCTCGACCCTGCTCGGACTGGAGCCGGAGCATGGCGTGCTCGACCACCGTCACCAGCACCTGCTTGACCGACTCCCGGTGCCGGGCGTCGGTCATCACCAGCGGCACGTGCGGCGAGATGGCCAGTGCCTCGCGGACCTCGTCCAGGTCGTACTGGGGAGCGCCGTCGAACCGGTTCAGCGCCACCACGTACGGCAGGTTGCGGTTCTCGAAGTAGTCCAGCGGGGCGAACGCATCGGTGATCCGGCGGGTGTCCACCAGCACGGCGGCACCCACCGCACCCCGGATGATCTCGTCCCACATGAACCAGAACCGGGTCTGGCCGGGTGTGCCGAAGAGGTACAGGATCAGGTCCTGGGCCATGGTGATACGGCCGAAGTCCATGGCGACCGTGGTGGTCTCCTTGCCCGGCACCTTGGACGGGTCGTCGATGCCGACACCGGCCGCGGTCATCACCGCCTCGGTGGTCAGCGGTGTGATCTCGGAGATCGAACCGACGAGTGTCGTCTTGCCGACGCCGAAGCCGCCCGCGACGACGATCTTCGCGGAGACGATTCCCCGGCTCTGCCGCCCCCCAGCGGGGTCATAGCCTGCGAAGTCCACTTAGCACCCTTCCAAGCAGTTCCATTCGCTCCTCGAATCCCTCGGCGGGAGCAGCAGTGTGTAACGTCAGCAGGCTCTCGGTCACCATGTCGGCGACCAACACCCGGGCGACGCCCAGCGGCATCCGGGTGTACGCGGCGATCTCCGCCAGCGACTGTGCCCGGCCTTCACAGACCGTGGCGATGCGGTGCTTGTCATGCCCGGCGAAGCGGGACTCGGCGACCTGGGTGGGAGAAGCCGTGAGGACCGCCTCGAGAGCGATGTCCTGCCGGGGCTCGGTACGACCACGGGTGACCGCGTACGGACGCACCAGAGCGCCGCGCGGGTCAGCGCGTCGTTGGTCCATCCCCGATCACCTCCTCGTCCCCCTGCGGAGCCGGTCCACACCGCCTCCCGTCCCTGGTCCGGCACGCGGGCCGCGCGCCGTGTCTAGTCGCTACGAGCGCACCGCATCCCGTGGCAGCGGCACCAGCGCGGCACCCACCCGTTCGACCAGCAGCGCCATCTCGTAGCCCACCTGGCCCACGTCGCAGCTACGCGCGGCCAGCACGGCCATCGACGAGCCGTCGCTGATCGACATGAGGAAGAGGTAGCCGCTGTCCATCTCGATGACGGTCTGCAACACCCCGCCCGCGCTGAACATCCGGGCCGCGCCCTCGGTCAGGCTCACCACGCCGGAGGTGATCGCGGCGAGCTGGTCCGCCCGGTCCCCGGGCAGATCCCGGGAAGAGGCGAGCAGCAGCCCGTCGGCGGACACCGCCACCACGTGGGCGATGCCCGCCACGCTGTCGGCGAAGTTGGTGAGCAGCCAACCCATGTCCTGCATGGCAGCTGGCCTGTTCATCGGCTCTCCTTGGTCGAGGTGCTGTTCAGGTCCGTACCGGCCGTCCGGCCGCGCTGTACGCCGCGGTGGTAGGCCGACAACAGGCCGCGTACTTCATCGGGGGTCCGCCGGCTGCGATCCCGGCCGCTCTTCGGTTCGATACCGCCCGGCACGAGCTGCGCCTGCGGCACCCGCTTGGGCAGCCCGGAGCGCGTTGTTCCGGCCGGGGCCGGCTCGGCGGCCCGGCTGGCCCGGGACCAGCCCTCGTCCGCCGCCGTCCGCCAGGCGTCCGGGTCCGTGGCCGGCCTGGCGGGCGTGCTCGGACCGGCGGGCGCGGATGGCGCCGTTCGGGCGGCCGGCGGAGGGTTGTACGACGGCGGCGCCGTGCCGGCTCCACCCGTGTCGAA
The nucleotide sequence above comes from Micromonospora sp. NBC_00389. Encoded proteins:
- a CDS encoding GTP-binding protein; this translates as MDFAGYDPAGGRQSRGIVSAKIVVAGGFGVGKTTLVGSISEITPLTTEAVMTAAGVGIDDPSKVPGKETTTVAMDFGRITMAQDLILYLFGTPGQTRFWFMWDEIIRGAVGAAVLVDTRRITDAFAPLDYFENRNLPYVVALNRFDGAPQYDLDEVREALAISPHVPLVMTDARHRESVKQVLVTVVEHAMLRLQSEQGRGFPTPVG
- a CDS encoding DUF742 domain-containing protein → MDQRRADPRGALVRPYAVTRGRTEPRQDIALEAVLTASPTQVAESRFAGHDKHRIATVCEGRAQSLAEIAAYTRMPLGVARVLVADMVTESLLTLHTAAPAEGFEERMELLGRVLSGLRRL
- a CDS encoding roadblock/LC7 domain-containing protein; amino-acid sequence: MNRPAAMQDMGWLLTNFADSVAGIAHVVAVSADGLLLASSRDLPGDRADQLAAITSGVVSLTEGAARMFSAGGVLQTVIEMDSGYLFLMSISDGSSMAVLAARSCDVGQVGYEMALLVERVGAALVPLPRDAVRS